In a genomic window of Streptomyces sp. NBC_01231:
- a CDS encoding NAD(P)-binding domain-containing protein, producing MGDNHTSVSVIGLGLMGQALATAFLKAGHATTVWNRSADKAAGVVADGAVLAAAPVDAVAASDLVVVCVSTYDVVHDVIGSLGDALRGKTLVNLTTGSSEQARQTAEWAEKHGARYLDGAIMITPPGIGAETSVLFYAGDQAVFDAHEPVLKLLGGGTTYLGTDHGKPALFDVSLLGLMWGTLNSFLHGVAIVETGGVTAQAFLPWAHMWLDAIKMFTADYAAQIDAGDEKFPANDATLETHLGALKHLVEESEALGVDTELPKYSEALMESVIAQGHGRNSYASVVKAYRRPAR from the coding sequence ATGGGTGACAACCACACCTCGGTGTCGGTGATCGGCCTCGGCCTGATGGGGCAGGCCCTGGCCACTGCCTTCCTGAAGGCGGGCCACGCCACCACCGTGTGGAACCGCTCGGCGGACAAGGCCGCCGGGGTCGTCGCGGACGGCGCTGTCCTCGCCGCCGCTCCCGTCGACGCCGTGGCTGCGAGCGACCTCGTGGTCGTGTGTGTGTCGACGTACGACGTCGTGCACGACGTGATCGGCTCGCTGGGTGACGCGCTGCGCGGCAAGACCCTGGTCAACCTGACCACGGGCTCCTCCGAGCAGGCCCGGCAGACCGCCGAGTGGGCGGAGAAGCACGGCGCGCGGTACCTCGACGGCGCCATCATGATCACCCCGCCCGGTATAGGGGCCGAGACCTCCGTCCTCTTCTACGCCGGCGACCAGGCCGTCTTCGACGCCCACGAGCCCGTACTGAAGCTGCTCGGCGGCGGCACCACTTACCTCGGCACCGACCACGGCAAGCCCGCCCTGTTCGACGTGTCGCTGCTCGGCCTGATGTGGGGCACCCTGAACAGCTTCCTGCACGGCGTCGCCATCGTGGAGACCGGCGGCGTCACAGCGCAGGCCTTCCTGCCCTGGGCGCACATGTGGCTCGACGCCATCAAGATGTTCACGGCCGACTACGCCGCGCAGATCGACGCGGGCGACGAGAAGTTCCCGGCCAACGACGCGACCCTGGAGACACACCTGGGCGCGCTCAAGCACCTCGTCGAGGAGAGCGAGGCGCTCGGCGTCGACACCGAACTGCCCAAGTACTCCGAGGCGTTGATGGAGAGCGTCATCGCGCAGGGCCACGGCAGGAACAGCTACGCCAGCGTCGTCAAGGCGTACCGCCGTCCGGCCCGCTGA
- a CDS encoding DUF397 domain-containing protein, translating to MSATELAWFKSSYSSGGSGDCVEVALSWHKSSYSSGSEGDCVEVAACPHTVHVRDSKVRQGPQLALTSVAWTTFLSYATHA from the coding sequence ATGAGCGCCACAGAACTGGCTTGGTTCAAGAGCAGTTACAGCAGCGGCGGATCCGGTGACTGCGTCGAAGTGGCCCTGTCCTGGCACAAGTCCAGCTACAGCAGCGGCAGTGAAGGGGACTGCGTCGAAGTGGCAGCGTGCCCGCACACCGTCCACGTCCGTGACTCCAAGGTGCGCCAGGGCCCGCAACTCGCCCTCACCTCGGTGGCCTGGACCACCTTCCTCTCGTACGCGACCCACGCCTGA
- a CDS encoding helix-turn-helix transcriptional regulator, which translates to MAEGTSGAGALGCGGGGEPEVSDSLKTFGEVVKAFRKRAGLTQEEFAPRVRYSMPTVASIEQGRRFPPPDFVERAEEVLDAFGVLRGAARHLSRRPGLASWFRQWARLEEEAVSLYTYECRLAPGLLQTEAYARTLFVEQLPPLGDEQIEAQWVARAERQRLLRERPNTAFSFIVEEHLFLRRTGGAEVTRGLINHVLELAELRNVEVQVMPQVRERHAGLDGPMQLLETPENRWLAYCEGQESGQFIHDRKVVSTLQMRYARMRSQALSLEESLNMLQRM; encoded by the coding sequence ATGGCGGAGGGTACGAGCGGGGCGGGCGCCCTTGGCTGCGGTGGCGGCGGGGAGCCGGAGGTGTCGGACAGCCTCAAGACGTTCGGCGAGGTCGTCAAGGCCTTCCGTAAACGAGCGGGCCTGACCCAGGAGGAGTTCGCCCCGAGGGTCCGGTACTCGATGCCGACGGTGGCCAGCATCGAGCAGGGCCGGCGGTTTCCGCCGCCGGACTTCGTGGAGCGGGCGGAGGAGGTGCTGGACGCGTTCGGGGTGTTGCGGGGGGCGGCCAGGCATCTGTCGCGCCGGCCGGGGTTGGCTAGCTGGTTCCGGCAGTGGGCGCGGCTGGAGGAGGAGGCAGTGAGCCTCTATACGTACGAGTGCCGCCTGGCCCCGGGCCTGTTGCAGACGGAGGCTTACGCGCGCACGCTGTTCGTGGAGCAACTGCCACCGCTGGGTGACGAGCAGATCGAGGCTCAGTGGGTGGCCAGGGCAGAGCGGCAACGGCTGTTGCGGGAGCGGCCGAACACGGCGTTCAGCTTCATCGTGGAGGAGCACTTGTTCTTACGACGGACGGGTGGGGCGGAGGTGACACGGGGATTGATCAACCATGTGCTGGAGCTGGCAGAGCTGCGGAACGTTGAGGTGCAGGTGATGCCTCAAGTCCGGGAACGTCATGCTGGACTGGATGGTCCCATGCAGCTGCTGGAAACTCCCGAGAACAGGTGGCTGGCCTACTGCGAGGGACAGGAGAGCGGCCAGTTCATCCACGACCGCAAGGTCGTCAGCACGCTTCAGATGCGATATGCCAGGATGCGCTCACAGGCCCTGTCTCTGGAAGAATCACTGAACATGTTGCAGCGCATGTGA
- a CDS encoding D-glycerate dehydrogenase produces the protein MTKRVLTTRENLPGHGLDRLSEAADVVAWPGTGKPGPADLAGLASGVSGVLALGNDPVNGALMDAAGPGLRVISLASMGFDNVDRAAAAERGIVVTHTPRVLAETTADLTFALILAARRRLSAAGASLAEGSWELFRMHDYLGLDVHGATLGLVGYGQIGRAVARRAHGFGMRVLHHDPYAPDDVLSTSVGLTTLLAGSDIVSLHVPLTEETRHLISARELASMKPTATLVSTSRGGVVDEEALLHAVREGRLHSAGLDVYEREPMGTELSPLVAEPHVVTLPHIGSATEATRAAMVDLAVDNILDVLAGRHARTPLPGSPAMPGAPDGTAVGTAGARS, from the coding sequence ATGACAAAGCGCGTCCTCACCACCCGTGAAAACCTGCCCGGCCACGGCCTGGACCGCCTGTCCGAGGCGGCGGACGTGGTGGCCTGGCCCGGAACCGGAAAGCCCGGCCCGGCTGACCTCGCCGGGCTCGCCTCCGGAGTCAGTGGCGTGCTGGCCCTGGGCAACGACCCGGTGAACGGCGCCCTGATGGACGCGGCGGGCCCTGGCCTGCGGGTCATTTCGCTGGCGAGCATGGGTTTCGACAACGTCGACCGGGCGGCCGCCGCGGAGCGCGGCATCGTCGTCACCCACACCCCCCGCGTGCTCGCGGAGACCACCGCGGACCTCACCTTCGCCCTGATCCTCGCCGCCCGCCGTCGGCTCAGCGCCGCCGGAGCGAGCCTCGCGGAAGGCTCCTGGGAGCTGTTCCGGATGCACGACTACCTCGGCCTGGACGTCCACGGAGCCACCCTCGGCCTGGTCGGCTACGGACAGATCGGCCGCGCGGTGGCCCGTCGGGCCCACGGCTTCGGCATGCGCGTGCTCCACCACGACCCGTACGCCCCCGACGACGTCCTGTCGACCTCGGTGGGTCTGACCACGCTGCTGGCCGGGTCCGACATCGTGTCGCTGCACGTGCCGCTCACCGAGGAGACCCGGCACCTGATCTCGGCCCGCGAACTGGCCTCGATGAAGCCCACGGCCACACTCGTCAGCACCTCGCGCGGCGGTGTCGTCGACGAGGAGGCCCTGCTCCATGCCGTCCGGGAGGGACGGCTGCACTCCGCCGGACTCGACGTCTACGAACGCGAACCGATGGGCACGGAGCTGTCGCCGCTGGTGGCGGAGCCGCACGTGGTCACGCTGCCCCACATCGGGTCGGCCACCGAGGCCACCCGGGCCGCCATGGTCGACCTGGCGGTCGACAACATCCTCGACGTCCTCGCCGGACGCCACGCCCGAACCCCCCTCCCCGGCAGTCCGGCGATGCCGGGCGCCCCCGACGGTACTGCCGTCGGTACCGCCGGAGCACGCTCATGA
- the nac gene encoding nitrogen assimilation transcriptional regulator NAC, whose translation MDTRRLYSFIKIVDAGSITRAADILHIAQPALSQQLSALEAQFGQQLLIRSKRGVAPTEAGRALYRHAQLILRQVDLAHAAVEVSGRAPAGSVSVGLAPYSLGAALALPLLKSVRERYPDILLHINENFGGVISEAIMTGRMDMAFIYGAGPLRGVQFEPVRTEDLFLIGAPGATAPPGQGEVNLEELTSVPLLLPSRIHTIRQVVDAAFQQASLQLNVVGEVESALTLVNAVDAGLGATVLPWSAARAILDVRSLSVRRIVEPVIQVKLSLVTSDNQPLSEPALAVHDLFLEMITTFGGSPGGDDGSPGGDKHRQ comes from the coding sequence ATGGACACCAGACGTCTGTACTCGTTCATCAAAATCGTCGATGCGGGGAGCATCACGCGCGCGGCCGACATCCTGCACATCGCACAGCCCGCGCTCAGCCAGCAACTGTCCGCGCTGGAGGCGCAGTTCGGGCAACAGCTGCTGATCCGCAGCAAACGCGGGGTCGCCCCGACCGAGGCGGGCCGGGCCCTGTACCGGCACGCTCAGCTGATCCTCCGGCAGGTGGATCTCGCCCACGCCGCCGTCGAGGTCTCCGGCCGGGCTCCCGCCGGCAGCGTGTCGGTGGGCCTCGCGCCGTACAGCCTGGGCGCGGCACTCGCCCTGCCGCTCCTCAAGAGCGTGCGCGAGCGTTACCCGGACATCCTGCTGCACATCAACGAGAACTTCGGCGGCGTGATCAGCGAAGCGATCATGACGGGCCGGATGGACATGGCGTTCATCTACGGGGCCGGTCCGCTGCGGGGTGTGCAGTTCGAGCCCGTCCGCACGGAGGACCTGTTCCTGATCGGCGCGCCCGGCGCAACGGCCCCGCCGGGGCAGGGCGAGGTGAACCTGGAGGAACTCACCAGCGTGCCCCTGCTGCTCCCCAGCCGCATCCACACGATCCGACAGGTCGTGGACGCCGCGTTCCAGCAGGCGTCGCTCCAGCTGAACGTGGTGGGCGAGGTCGAATCCGCGTTGACACTCGTCAACGCCGTGGACGCGGGCCTCGGTGCCACGGTCCTGCCCTGGTCGGCGGCGCGCGCCATCCTCGACGTCCGTTCCCTGTCCGTGCGCCGCATCGTGGAGCCCGTGATCCAGGTCAAGCTGTCCCTGGTGACGTCGGACAATCAACCCCTCTCGGAACCCGCCTTGGCGGTGCACGATCTCTTCCTCGAAATGATCACGACGTTCGGCGGATCCCCCGGCGGGGATGACGGTTCCCCTGGCGGAGATAAGCATCGCCAATAG
- a CDS encoding 5-oxoprolinase subunit PxpA, with the protein MTPMVDLVADLGEGFGAYTMGDDGALLEMLTSANVACGFHAGDPRIMDATVRTCVEQQVAVGAHPSFPDLVGFGRRAMDLTPEEVRTDVLYQIGALQAFAVAHGTRVHHVAPHGRLGNLVAVHADYARAVVDAVAALDESLIILAQDGELADAARARGLRVGIVGIADRAYREDGTLVPRSEPGAVIHDPDEVARRTLRMVTEGVIRSVDGTDVPVTCDTVLLHGDSPGAIALAGRIREQLLAAGVGITSLDKVLSGKGD; encoded by the coding sequence ATGACCCCCATGGTTGATCTCGTCGCCGATCTCGGCGAGGGATTCGGCGCCTACACGATGGGCGACGACGGAGCCCTTCTGGAAATGCTGACCTCCGCCAATGTGGCCTGCGGGTTCCATGCCGGTGATCCGCGCATCATGGACGCCACCGTTCGGACCTGCGTGGAGCAGCAGGTGGCCGTGGGCGCTCACCCGAGCTTTCCCGACCTGGTCGGCTTCGGCCGCCGCGCGATGGACCTCACTCCGGAGGAGGTCCGTACGGATGTGCTGTACCAGATCGGTGCCCTCCAGGCGTTCGCGGTCGCGCACGGTACCCGGGTGCACCACGTCGCCCCACACGGACGTCTGGGCAACCTGGTCGCCGTACACGCCGACTACGCACGTGCCGTCGTGGACGCCGTGGCCGCCCTGGACGAGTCGCTGATCATCCTGGCGCAGGACGGCGAGCTCGCCGACGCGGCCCGCGCCCGCGGACTGCGCGTGGGCATCGTCGGCATCGCCGACCGCGCTTACCGCGAGGATGGGACGCTCGTCCCGCGCTCCGAGCCCGGCGCGGTGATCCACGACCCGGACGAGGTCGCCCGGAGGACGCTGCGGATGGTCACCGAAGGCGTCATCCGCAGCGTCGACGGCACGGACGTCCCGGTCACCTGTGACACCGTCCTGCTGCACGGAGACAGCCCCGGAGCGATCGCGCTGGCCGGCCGCATCCGTGAACAACTCCTCGCCGCCGGCGTCGGCATCACCTCTCTCGACAAGGTGCTGAGCGGCAAGGGCGACTGA
- a CDS encoding allophanate hydrolase subunit 1: MNRNGNLNGNGNGNGNGNRNGNGNRNVTITDCGDSALVAKVVGLDAEDGWRLVHALADALDAVRLTGVHDAVPTYDALLVEFDCADTDHDTVRRILSHEAARLGPHPARTAPPRRFVVPVVYGGEYGPDLAAVAGHLDLAESEVVALHSGSDLTVRCLGAPAGAPMMDGPPFPGPVPRLASPRTRVDPGAVAVAGRQAVICPMPSPGGWPLLGRTPVRVLDLHRDPITAYQPGDTFRFLPITRRQWDEYADMSLADCDG; the protein is encoded by the coding sequence ATGAACCGCAACGGCAACCTCAACGGCAACGGCAACGGCAACGGCAACGGCAACCGTAACGGCAACGGCAACCGCAACGTCACGATCACGGACTGCGGGGACTCCGCCCTGGTCGCCAAGGTCGTGGGCCTGGACGCCGAAGACGGCTGGCGACTCGTCCACGCCCTGGCCGACGCCCTGGACGCAGTCCGGCTCACCGGTGTCCACGACGCGGTGCCCACCTACGACGCCCTGCTCGTGGAGTTCGACTGCGCCGACACCGACCACGACACCGTCCGGCGCATCCTGTCGCACGAGGCGGCCCGCCTCGGGCCGCACCCCGCAAGGACGGCACCGCCCCGCCGTTTCGTCGTGCCCGTCGTCTACGGCGGCGAGTACGGGCCCGATCTGGCGGCGGTGGCGGGGCACCTCGACCTGGCGGAGAGCGAGGTCGTCGCCCTCCACTCCGGATCCGATCTCACCGTGCGCTGCCTCGGCGCGCCCGCGGGCGCGCCGATGATGGACGGGCCGCCCTTCCCAGGGCCGGTGCCGCGGCTGGCGTCGCCCCGCACCCGCGTCGACCCCGGCGCGGTCGCCGTAGCCGGCCGGCAGGCGGTCATCTGCCCGATGCCCTCGCCCGGCGGCTGGCCGCTCCTCGGTCGCACCCCCGTACGCGTCCTCGACCTGCACCGCGATCCGATCACCGCCTACCAGCCCGGCGACACCTTCCGGTTCCTTCCCATCACACGGCGGCAGTGGGACGAGTACGCCGACATGTCCCTGGCGGACTGCGATGGCTGA
- a CDS encoding biotin-dependent carboxyltransferase family protein, translated as MAETLTVRTAGLVTVQDLGRVGRSRYGLPANGAADQHSARVANVLCGNDERAPLLEITALDFACVPSSDILIAVTGAPADLTVEGGGRPQWEPVSVRAGETIRVSGIRRGLRVYLAVLGSFEADYLQGSCAPDTILGFGPALRNGDELVLRTACPSIDHPFSGIPLFRLHAPVPPFPGTWTIDVTDGPDRAEFGDTGRRLFDGPFTVSPQSNHIGLRLRGEVPRRVTKGEVLSRGVPIGAVEVPAGDELLVLHRGRGVTAGYPVLGVVTATGLSALGQVRPGQAIRFRHRTRDQAVSAHRSQRNAIAALRTRVRTVFDSLRIRAPVGS; from the coding sequence ATGGCTGAAACCCTCACGGTCCGGACCGCGGGCCTCGTCACCGTGCAGGATCTCGGCCGGGTCGGCCGTTCCCGCTACGGACTGCCCGCCAACGGAGCCGCCGACCAGCACTCGGCGCGCGTCGCCAACGTCCTGTGCGGCAACGACGAACGCGCCCCGCTGCTGGAGATCACGGCTCTGGACTTCGCGTGCGTTCCCTCCAGCGACATCCTCATCGCCGTGACCGGCGCACCCGCCGACCTGACCGTCGAAGGAGGGGGCCGCCCGCAGTGGGAACCGGTCTCCGTGCGCGCCGGAGAGACCATTCGCGTCAGCGGCATCCGGCGGGGGCTGCGCGTCTACCTGGCCGTGCTCGGCTCGTTCGAAGCGGACTACCTTCAGGGCAGTTGTGCTCCCGACACCATCCTGGGATTCGGCCCCGCCCTGCGAAACGGCGACGAACTCGTCCTGCGCACGGCCTGCCCGTCCATCGACCACCCCTTTTCGGGGATACCGCTGTTCCGCCTGCACGCGCCCGTCCCCCCGTTCCCCGGCACCTGGACCATCGACGTCACCGACGGCCCCGACCGGGCCGAGTTCGGAGACACGGGAAGGCGACTGTTCGACGGACCCTTCACCGTCAGCCCGCAGAGCAACCACATCGGCCTGCGGCTGCGGGGCGAGGTGCCCCGCCGAGTCACCAAGGGCGAGGTGCTCTCCCGCGGCGTCCCCATCGGCGCCGTCGAAGTACCGGCAGGGGACGAACTCCTCGTGCTGCACCGCGGCCGCGGCGTCACGGCCGGCTACCCCGTCCTCGGCGTCGTCACCGCCACCGGTCTGTCCGCCCTGGGGCAGGTCCGCCCCGGGCAGGCCATCCGCTTCCGCCATCGCACCCGCGACCAGGCGGTCAGCGCCCACCGCTCGCAACGCAACGCCATCGCCGCCCTGCGAACCCGAGTCCGCACGGTCTTCGACTCCCTGCGCATCCGCGCTCCCGTCGGCAGCTGA
- a CDS encoding MFS transporter translates to MRTVAAQPVPNTVDPRTARKVTLAGCVGIFAELYDNGIFGFMAGTLAAVFFPGSDNAIQLVFLGYAVSFFFRPLGAIICGHLGDRIGRQRMLVFVILLISAATAAIGVLPTYASIGVAAPALLILLRVAQGFSVGGEASGAMSFLAEHAPEGKRGLYTSYAQIASFLSLLTGTLIAAAMTSGLGAERMESWGWRIPFLLAVPLGITGIYIRRRISDTPNFTRLREEGGLSKNPLKEAFTSAEHRRAMLLALFIPLMNGSGYYVLFSYMPTFMSSELDFGKVQGLLVTASSLVAICIAIPYMGRLSDRVGRKKVIAGAAITMAVVGVPCYLLIGTGNIALAVVGACVMAVVFAGHTGVIHILLVELFPTRVRYSAYGLGYNISSALFGGTAPLLMTYLIDRTGNTTMPAFYAVVTALGTLIAVSRVRDRAHLPLRDS, encoded by the coding sequence ATGCGCACCGTGGCCGCTCAGCCAGTCCCCAACACCGTCGACCCCAGAACAGCCCGCAAGGTCACCCTCGCAGGGTGTGTCGGGATCTTCGCCGAGCTCTACGACAACGGCATCTTCGGCTTCATGGCCGGAACGCTCGCCGCTGTCTTCTTCCCCGGCTCGGACAACGCCATCCAGCTCGTCTTCCTCGGCTACGCCGTCTCCTTCTTCTTCCGCCCCCTGGGCGCCATCATCTGCGGCCACCTCGGCGACCGCATCGGACGCCAGCGGATGCTGGTCTTCGTCATCCTGCTCATCAGCGCCGCCACCGCGGCCATCGGCGTGCTGCCCACCTACGCGAGCATCGGCGTCGCGGCGCCAGCCCTGCTGATCCTGTTGCGCGTCGCGCAGGGCTTCTCCGTCGGCGGTGAGGCGTCGGGCGCCATGAGCTTCCTCGCTGAGCACGCCCCGGAGGGCAAGCGCGGCCTCTACACCAGCTACGCGCAGATCGCGTCGTTCCTCTCCCTGCTCACCGGCACGCTGATCGCCGCCGCCATGACCAGCGGACTCGGTGCCGAACGCATGGAGTCCTGGGGTTGGCGCATACCGTTTCTGCTCGCCGTCCCGCTCGGCATCACCGGTATCTACATCCGCAGGCGCATCAGTGACACGCCCAACTTCACGCGTCTGAGGGAAGAGGGCGGCCTGTCCAAGAACCCCCTCAAAGAGGCGTTCACCTCCGCCGAGCACCGCCGCGCCATGCTGCTGGCCCTGTTCATCCCCCTGATGAACGGCTCCGGGTACTACGTCCTGTTCAGCTACATGCCCACCTTCATGAGCAGCGAGCTGGACTTCGGCAAGGTCCAGGGCCTTCTCGTCACCGCCTCCAGCCTGGTCGCGATCTGTATCGCCATCCCCTACATGGGCCGCCTCTCCGACCGGGTCGGGCGCAAGAAGGTCATCGCCGGCGCCGCGATCACCATGGCCGTCGTCGGCGTCCCCTGTTACCTCCTGATCGGCACCGGCAACATCGCCCTGGCCGTGGTCGGCGCCTGTGTGATGGCGGTCGTGTTCGCCGGGCACACCGGCGTCATCCACATCCTGCTCGTCGAACTCTTCCCCACCCGCGTGCGCTACTCCGCCTACGGCCTGGGCTACAACATTTCCTCCGCGCTCTTCGGCGGCACGGCTCCCCTGCTGATGACCTACCTCATCGACCGCACGGGCAACACCACCATGCCGGCCTTCTACGCCGTGGTCACCGCCCTCGGCACGCTCATCGCCGTGTCACGGGTGCGGGACCGGGCCCACCTTCCGCTGCGCGATTCCTGA
- a CDS encoding SDR family oxidoreductase, protein MPISDYRTALVTGASTGIGAVVVERLAKRGLEVHAVARNAERLDALARATGCTPHAVDITDTEALTAVLDGLEIDVLVNNAGVSRTGNILTADEFAVDEQVAVNIQAVLHLVRLLMPGMVERDLGHIVNISSIAGVYNFGGNTIYHATKSAVHTLSRQLRVDGYGRRVRVTEICPGRVETEIFGRLLGDMEEAQRQFYDGYESLKPEDIADSIEFAVDAPRHVNIGHVEILPTFQVPGGLNFERREG, encoded by the coding sequence ATGCCCATCTCCGACTACAGGACGGCCCTCGTCACCGGAGCGTCGACCGGCATCGGAGCCGTGGTCGTCGAGCGACTCGCCAAACGCGGCCTGGAGGTCCATGCCGTGGCCCGCAACGCGGAGCGTCTCGACGCCCTCGCCCGCGCCACCGGCTGCACACCGCACGCCGTCGACATCACCGACACCGAGGCCCTCACCGCCGTCCTGGACGGCCTGGAGATCGACGTCCTCGTCAACAACGCGGGAGTCTCACGCACCGGCAACATCCTGACCGCCGACGAGTTCGCCGTCGACGAGCAGGTCGCCGTCAACATCCAGGCCGTCCTGCATCTCGTACGTCTGCTCATGCCCGGAATGGTCGAGCGCGACCTCGGACACATCGTCAACATCAGTTCCATCGCCGGCGTCTACAACTTCGGCGGCAACACCATCTACCACGCCACCAAGTCAGCCGTGCACACGCTCTCCCGGCAGCTGCGGGTCGACGGCTACGGCCGCCGGGTCCGCGTCACCGAGATCTGCCCGGGGCGTGTGGAGACGGAGATCTTCGGTCGTCTGCTCGGCGACATGGAGGAGGCCCAGCGGCAGTTCTACGACGGCTACGAGTCCCTCAAGCCGGAGGACATCGCCGATTCCATCGAGTTCGCCGTCGACGCGCCCCGGCACGTCAACATCGGCCACGTCGAGATCCTGCCCACCTTCCAGGTCCCCGGTGGGCTGAACTTCGAACGCCGGGAGGGCTGA
- a CDS encoding aspartate transaminase, with the protein MNTAERVRRINPSPSTAAAQRVRELKSQGLTILDLTVGEPDFDTPDHVKAAAIRAIEAGETKYTPVNGTPRLRAAIAGKLRERHGLECTDAQITVGGGAKQVIFLALMATLDEGDEVIVPAPYWVSYPDMVRANDGTPVVVGCPEADGFKLTPERLGAALTERTRWVVLNTPGNPTGSAYTIGELRALAEVLLEHPQVRVLTDEIYDEIWYRKEGTPSLAAVEPRLADRVFLTNGVSKTYAMTGWRIGYGVGPTELVTAINTLQSQTSSCPSSVSQAAAAAALTGPQDFVRETVRVYRARRDETVKLVNDVPGLSCTVPDGGFYLLVNCQDVIGQFTPSGSRIRNDEDFAGHLLDSGQVAVIHGAAYGAPGYFRISFATSTDVLTEACERIATACAALSSAPSV; encoded by the coding sequence ATGAACACCGCGGAGCGCGTACGGCGTATCAATCCCTCGCCCAGCACGGCGGCGGCGCAGCGCGTGCGCGAACTCAAGAGCCAGGGGCTCACCATCCTCGACCTGACCGTGGGCGAGCCCGACTTCGACACCCCCGACCACGTCAAGGCCGCCGCGATCCGGGCCATCGAGGCGGGCGAGACCAAGTACACCCCTGTGAACGGAACGCCGAGGCTGCGTGCCGCGATCGCCGGGAAACTCCGCGAGCGCCACGGGCTGGAGTGCACCGACGCGCAGATCACCGTCGGCGGGGGAGCCAAGCAGGTCATCTTCCTCGCCCTGATGGCCACCCTGGACGAAGGGGACGAGGTCATCGTCCCCGCTCCGTACTGGGTGTCCTATCCGGACATGGTCCGCGCGAACGACGGCACCCCGGTCGTCGTCGGCTGTCCCGAGGCGGACGGCTTCAAGCTGACCCCGGAGCGGCTCGGGGCCGCGCTCACCGAGCGCACACGCTGGGTCGTCCTGAACACCCCCGGCAACCCGACCGGATCCGCCTACACCATCGGCGAACTGCGCGCGCTCGCCGAGGTGTTGCTGGAACACCCCCAGGTGCGTGTCCTCACCGACGAGATCTACGACGAGATCTGGTACCGCAAGGAGGGCACCCCGTCCCTGGCAGCCGTCGAACCCCGGCTGGCCGACCGGGTGTTCCTCACCAACGGCGTCTCCAAGACGTACGCGATGACCGGATGGCGGATCGGGTACGGGGTGGGTCCGACGGAGCTGGTGACGGCGATCAACACGCTGCAGTCCCAGACCTCCTCCTGCCCTTCCTCCGTGAGCCAGGCCGCTGCTGCCGCCGCGCTCACGGGACCGCAGGACTTCGTCCGGGAAACCGTGCGTGTCTACCGCGCACGCCGCGACGAGACCGTGAAGCTCGTCAACGACGTTCCCGGGCTCAGCTGCACCGTCCCCGACGGAGGCTTCTACCTCCTGGTCAACTGCCAAGACGTCATCGGGCAGTTCACACCGTCGGGAAGCCGGATAAGGAACGACGAGGACTTCGCCGGCCACCTGCTCGACAGCGGGCAGGTGGCGGTGATCCACGGAGCCGCGTACGGCGCACCCGGCTACTTCCGCATCTCGTTCGCCACGTCGACGGACGTCCTCACCGAGGCGTGCGAGCGCATCGCGACGGCCTGCGCAGCGCTGTCCTCCGCCCCCTCCGTCTGA
- a CDS encoding 4-carboxy-4-hydroxy-2-oxoadipate aldolase/oxaloacetate decarboxylase — protein sequence MIRVSTKFERPEPAVVERLSAFSSATIHEAQGRLGALDSAIKPVDHRMSLCGPAFTVQCAPRDNLMLQTAIAYARPGDVVVVSAGAYEEAGSFGDVLANACQAKGLGGLITDTGVRDTEDLRALGFPVFSRSVSIKGTVKETVGPMCEPVTIGGVLVRPGDVMRADADGVVVVRHEDAAEAVVASQERVDAEAGYIAGYRAGRTVVDMCNLAPLLAAKGLVIED from the coding sequence ATGATCCGCGTCAGCACCAAGTTCGAGCGGCCGGAACCCGCCGTGGTCGAGCGACTGAGCGCCTTCTCCTCGGCGACCATCCATGAGGCACAGGGTCGGCTCGGGGCGCTGGACTCGGCCATCAAGCCGGTCGACCACCGCATGTCCCTGTGCGGCCCCGCCTTCACCGTCCAGTGCGCTCCGCGCGACAACCTGATGCTGCAGACCGCCATCGCCTACGCCCGCCCAGGGGACGTCGTGGTCGTGTCCGCCGGCGCCTACGAGGAGGCGGGCTCCTTCGGAGACGTGCTCGCCAACGCCTGTCAGGCCAAAGGGCTCGGCGGTCTGATCACCGACACCGGTGTCCGGGACACCGAGGACCTGCGCGCCCTGGGATTCCCGGTCTTCTCCCGCAGCGTGTCCATCAAGGGCACGGTCAAGGAGACCGTCGGACCGATGTGCGAGCCGGTCACCATCGGCGGCGTGCTCGTCCGCCCCGGAGACGTGATGCGCGCCGACGCCGACGGCGTGGTCGTGGTCCGCCACGAGGACGCCGCCGAGGCGGTCGTCGCCTCGCAGGAGCGCGTCGACGCGGAGGCGGGGTACATCGCCGGGTATCGGGCGGGCAGGACGGTCGTCGACATGTGCAATCTCGCACCGCTTCTCGCGGCGAAGGGTCTGGTGATCGAGGACTAG